The DNA region CGTCCCAATCGCAAGCAGCGGACAAATAAAATTTACTTGACGTTCCATATTAATCCTCCTGTCAAAACGGCGGTGCTTCCCGCTCGGTCTCATAAATCTGCTCATTCATCCATGCATATAAAGTTTCGGCTTCTCCCAGCTCTACAAAACGCTTGGAATATGGGTTGTAGTCCAGACGGACATTTTCCAGCTCACCGTAAGCCCGGTTCTTGAGGCACATAACCACAGTGCCGCATTGCAGCTTTTGCTGTTCTTCCTCTGTACAGCGGTGGACGTTGAACACGTTGCACGCTATGTTCGTGATCGTCCCCAGCCCCGACACGCTGTCACTGTCTTTTATTACACCATCTGTCTTTCGCGGATGCACCACCAAATGAATATGTACGCCCAGCTTATCTGCCAGCTTTCGGAGCCTGACTGTAAAGTCAGCCTGCATTTGCATGATATCCCGGTCTTTGGCCGTGCTGTTTACCGTCATGAGATTGTCCACCAGGAACACCTTGCAGTCATAGCGTTTATATGCCAACTCGAAGATTTTAAGGATTTCTGTCGTCTCGTCGGTCTTGATGATCTTATTGTCGTATACCCATATTTTCCCATTGTACCACTGCTGAATTTTTTTCAAATATTCTCCCGGTACATAGCTAATTGTCCTGTCGACCACCAAATCTTTACGGGTTTGGATGTACTGGCTCCCTGCGGCTTGCAGATTGATTCCATATTTTAACCGGTCTGCGGGGATTTCCCCAGAGTAGATACAAACGTTTATACCGGAGTTGACTGAATTTAATAACAACTGCGTCAGAAGGGTGCTCTTTCCTTCGCCACGCTTTCCTGTCCAGACAGACAAGTCGCCGTAGAACATGCCTCCCGTCATCCGGTCTAACGCCTTGATTCCGGTTAACGCGCGGGGCATATCCGCCATATCTACATTCTGCACATCAGCCAGATTTAAAAGGCCCTGCACCGCCACAGGCTTCATCGTCTCCATGATTGTCTTTATCGCGGCCGCGCCCATCTTCACAAGGATTTCGTTTGCATCCTTGCAGCCACAGTAAAGTGAAAATTCTGGTTGAAGCACTTTTATATCAAGTTTCCGGGAAAGCTCTGAAAGCATTTTCCTGCCCGCTTCGTCGTTGTCGGCAAACACCGCGACCACCTCAAACCGCCGCAGCCATTCTTCGCAGGTCTCCAGCCAGGTAAAATCTTCGCACCCGCTCGGAACCGACACGCAGTTTAACCCCGATGCCTGATAGCCGCACATTGCGTCAAATTCTCCCTCAAAAATATAAAGCGTCGGATCATTCGAATCGCACAGGTGCATGCCAAATAAAATCGGCTCCGTGTCCTTCTCCCTCCACATCTTCCGTTCGCCCTTCTCAATCTTTTGAGGCTTACGGTACTTGATGAAGGTGGGCGCTTTATTCTCCGCATCCTCTGCGTTCCGGTAAAACGGGAACAGAATGGAGCCATCGCTTGACGATATATCAAACGCCCTTACGGTTGTATCTGTGAGGCCCCGCAGATGGAGATACTCCGCCACTTGGTCAGTAGGCGGCGCAGCTTTCACCGTTGGCCGCCTGTATGTCCTCCTGACCGGCGGAGTGCTGAACTCCTCCCGATCCGCTTCAACCCCGAACGCCTTGCATAATTGCGTGAAGTGGCCGTGCGCGTCGCAGGAACCACGCCGACAGTTATAAACATGCTCACGGTAATTAAGCGCAAAGGTTTCTTTGTCGCGGTGGTCGCCGCCGTGACAGATCGGGCAATATTGCGGAATGATCTCATCCCCCTTGGTCTTATAGGGCCGTAAAAACGACCGCGCAAAATCGAATTCGTTCATGCCGCTGCCCTCCTAGTTCGCAAACCTCATGCCGCAGATCCCTTTCCCGGCTTCCGGCTCGGTGTAATTTTCATCCAGATAATCCACATAACCGGAATTGAAAAATGTGCTCCTGTTTTGTGCCTGCCGCCATTCCTCCGCTTCCAACGCCGCCTTATACCGTTGAATGCACCGTTCCATCTGTTCATAGCCGATCTCATATAGCCGCCGCTTCTGCGCTTCCTTTACCTGCCCTTTTCCGCGCTTATTGGGGTAGAGCTGCCACACCTTTTCGAAGAATGCACAATATATATCTTCTTTTCTTTTATTTGCTTTGCTTTGTGGCGTTTCTGCCATAGTTTCTTGGTCGGTTTCTGCGACAGAAATGTTTTTATATCGCTCATTCTCACGAGCCCGCTTTTCAAGCACCTTTGCGGCCCTCTTTTGAATCCCGGCACTTGTCAATTTTCCGCTCTCTGCATAGATTTTCGCATCAAATGCACCATGTCGAAGTAGTGATTGCAGTATGCATGCATAGTCATTTTCGGATATCTGCAACTTTCTGCATATTACCTGCCTCATTTCTTCCCCTGTTTCTGTCGCAGAAACATCAATGCTCAAATCTTCCGATCGGTAGCAGTATTCCAGGTGGATAAAATAGAAGGCATAAGCCGCCGCGCCATAGCGCATGATCGCCGGTTCTAATTTCGGGTCGGTTGTCGCATCCACATCATGTGGAAAATAATCTAACCCTGATTTTTTTGGTCTGGCCGTAACGTTCACCTCGCCTACATATTGTAGTCGGCCAGCATCTTCTCCGCCGCCCGGATCGCCTGCTTGATCTTCTTGGCCCGGCTTCGCATGGAGCGGACAAACTGCCGAAGTTCCTGCTCGTTGGCGGGCTGATAGTACCCGCCGCCGTTCTCCGTGGTGCTGCAAATGACCGCGCCCCGGCACCGGAGGTTATGTAATTCATGTTGCAGCTCCCGAACGCTTTTACAGCCCGCTAGGTTTGCTAAGCGCTTCGCCGGGACAGCGTGTTCCGCGCCGACCGGGATCAAATCCATTAAATTCATACTGCCCTCCTGTCAACCGGCCTGATCTTTCCGTACTGCTCGCCCATATCGTCCCCAACATGCGCAGTGTTGAGGTATTCAATCAGCCTGTCCAGATTGACCAGATACTTTTTCCCTGCTTTCACTGCCACCACCCGGCCCGACAGAACGAGCTGCCGGACATGGTGTTCCGCGAGGCCGGTTGCTTTGGCGGCTTCCTTGATCGTAACCATGCGCGGGATTTCAGCCATTCGCCGCACCGCCTTTCAGCTCCGCGATAATCTGCCAGATGCGCTCCTTTTCCTCCGTGGTGAACTCCTTGCGGAGCTTTCGGGAAAAGCTACTGTCTGTGATTCCGAGCTTGTCCGCGATCTGCCAGAGCTTCACGCCCGCGTCTGCCGCAGCCAACCTGATTTCACGATTCGTCATTATTTTACCCTCCTAATAAATTTGTTGTTGAATCTTCATTTGTAGGATGCTATAATCATTATATACTACAACAGCAGATTATATCAATATTTGAAGGATTCAAAAACAACATTCTACAAAAACGAGAATTGAGGTAGTAACCATGACCGAATCGGAAAACAAAAGCAGGCTTCCAGAATTTCAGGAACGCTTCAAGCTGTTGCGAAAAGAGCTACACATGACGCAAGTAGAATATGCCAAGCATTTGGGGATCGCCCGTGCTACCATTGGGTTTTATGAAAATGGGGAACGTATCCCGGACGCGCTCACTCTGCGAGATATCGCACAGCGCTGTGAAGTGAGCACGGATTGGCTGTTAGGTGTTACGGACACCCGCAAAACGGACAATATCGAAATCAGTAAAGCGACCGGTTTAACCGATGCGGCCATCCAAATGCTCGCGTTCTGTGTATCAGACGAGAAGGAGACGGCCTTAAAGGTCATCAATCAGTTTATCGCCAGTGGCATGCCCTGGTCTATCGCTGCAAGGCTGGAACTTTATTTGGAGGCAAAACGGTCTATCGTGCCCAATGTCGCATTTGACGAAGCGGCGGATTACGCTTATTCTTTCAGCCATCTGGAAGATGGAAGGATCAGCCTGCCTCCGCGTGAAACGGCTCGCTATCTGTTTGGTGAGATGAAAAATGACTTCGGGGACTTTATAAACGCTTTGATAAATAAAGAAGGTGCATCAAATGGCGAACATCCGAAAGATTGAAGGCAAGACCGGCGTTTCTTATCAGATCACCGTGTCGACCGGCTATCTGTCCAAAGGCAAGCAAAAGCGTTATTATAAAACATGGTCGCCCGCTGCCGGCATGACCGACCGTCAGATCGAGAAGGAATTGCAGAGGCAAGCCGTTCTCTTTGAGGAAGAATGCCGCACTGGGGCCGTAGCCGACAGTAACATCAAGTTTAAAGCCTTTGCGGAACAGTGGTTCAAAGAGTACGCGGAGGCCAAATTGAAAGCGCGCACTGTAGACGGCTACCACAAGCAAGAACAGCGCGTTTATACCGCCCTTGGTCACTTGAAAATTGGCGACATCACCACCCGGATGATACAAAAGTTCATTTTGAACCTTGGTGAGGATGGAATCAACGAGCGCACAGGCGGCGCACTCTCCCCTAAGACGATCAAGAACATCCTGTCCTTTGTGTCCAGTGTTTTTAATTATGCAGTATCACAAGGCATGATCCAGTTCATGGCTAATTAAAGGGAACAAAAAGAAAGGGAATGCACAATCCAGACGGTATCAGCGGCAGGCTACTAGAATAAATTGTGATTTCACAAGATTGGTGTTATAATAAGAGAAAAGTTCCTGCCGGGGCAACCGCCCCGGTGGTATGGATAGAAAGGCAGGAAAACAATATGCACATCAGCTATAAACCACTCTGGCACACACTGTTAGAGCGTGATATGAGAAAAGAGGATTTAAGGCTTGCTGCTGGTATGACAACAAATATGATTGCCAACATGAGCAAAGAGGGAAAGCACATCAGCATGGATACATTAGCCCGTATCTGTGAAACTCTGAATTGTGAGATTACTGATGTGATTGAGTTAGTACCAGACGAGCCTGCTTCCACAGGAGGTAAGGAACATGAGCGAATTGAAACCAAGAATAACGGAAAACGGAATTGATTATATCCTTGTCGGAGATTACTACATTCCAGGCTTGAAACTGCCGGAGGAACACCGCCCTATCGGAAAGTACGGACGAATGCACCGGGAATATTTAAGAGAAGTCCACCCAGCCAGATTGAATACATTGATACTGACCGGAGAATTGTTGACATATCTTGCAGACCTGAATGAACAGGCACAAAAACGGTTAGACACTATCATGGAGCAGATGAAAGCTACCGAGGGCGTGACAGAGGAATTGAAGTGTACCCGACAAATGGAATGGGTGCAGCGTTGCAATAACATTCACAACAGGGCAGAAGAAATTGTTTTGTATGAGATGATTTATTCATAACGGGAGCAATTAAATCGGAGGTATATAAGATGATTGAAATTGTATTTGGTGAAAGTGCCTGTGGAAGTTTGAAAATTGCCCAAACTTACGGCAAGGGAAAGTATAGAGGAAGTGCTGTTTCAATATTTATGAGGCACGAAGACGGGAGTGTTCCATCTTCAGATGAAATGAAAAAGGCACAGCTTCAAGCACAGGAACAAGAACGCATTGCTTGGGAGAATGCTATTCCATTGGGAGGCAAGAGCAGTGATGTTTATTGTTTTGATATGGTTCTTAGTGTGGGAGATATTTCTGATAATGGAATTGGCGAACAGCGGAAAAATATTTTCAAGAAAATGCTGTCTGTCTGCTTTGTAGAGGATTTAGATTATCAGGTTGAAGAAAAAATACAGAAAATTAAAACTACATTGACCTCAGTGATTGAACGATATGTAGCTGGGGAAGAAATTCGCATTTGGTATAGCTATAATCCAGATGAGCTTTGTGGTATGTATTGGCTTATGAAACAACTTCAACCATTAAACTGCCAGACAACAATTTATTTGGTTAAGTTACCTACATGGGAATATGGAAAAGAAAATACTATGACATCCAAAATAGCATGGGGCGAGGTCTCTCCTGGCGAATGGGGAAACTATATAACTCTACAAGAGAAAGCTAATCCTGTATTTCTTTCAGCTTGTACTATGAAATGGAATCAACTTCAAAATGAAAATGCACCTTTGCGTGCAATGTTAAATGGTAAATTGCAAAGCGTTTCAGAAGATATATATGATAGTTTCATTCTTCGTGAAATTGCGGAACAGCCAGAGCAATTCAAAATGGCTATTGTCATAGGTAATGTTTTAGGAAAATATCAACTTGGAATTAGTGATGTATGGATTTCCAATCGCATTGATAAAATGCTTGAAGATGGTGTGTTGGAAATTATACAGGACGCACCAAAGGGAGAAACAAATTATCGCCGAATATTAAGAAAACGAATGAAATAATAACCACAGCACAAACCGCTGCTACATGGAATCCAACAAACCATGCAACAGCGGTTTTCCTTTACCGTTTTTTCCTCTGGCTGATAGGCGTTCCCATTTTCTTTGATTTTTTGAGAATACGAATGAACCAGCGAAATTCTTCTTCTGACAGGTTTTTATAGTTGATACCAAGCTGCTTGCAGTAAAGGATAACCAGTTTTTCATCTCGACTGCCCTTGAAATTTTCGACCGCTTCCAGATTTTCTTTCAGTTCATCGGCAACGGTAGTTTGGGGCGCACTCTCGCTGTCCTTTTTGTGGAATTCCCGAATATCCCGGATAATCAGGTTGAGGTCATCCAGAACCATGTGACTGAAATACTCATCATCACTGATATGTGCGGCTTGCAGCACCTTCAAATGCGGGTCATCTTCGCCGGGGCGATACCGTTCAATAATTTCATGCCGGACGGTATCAACAAGGGAGTTGAGATTTTGGATTTGCATGGTGGCAATCCCGTCCACATAAATCTCAATGTCCGCAAGAAACTTGATAAAGTCCTTATGGGTGGCAAGTTCGCAGAGCAGACGGTTGTTAATCCGACCGCTTTTCAGCAGTGCCACCATCTCATCGTTCAAATGCAGCTCCGTCAGTGGCGTGTTGATCTGCTCCCTGTTCTCTGTCCGGCACAGCAGATAATCGACGGAAACCCCATAGAAGTCTGCCAGCGTGATAAGGTTGCCATGATTGATTTCCTTATAATCCTCTTTTTCATAACTGCCAAGGGCTGATTTAGAAATGCCCGTCAGCTTTGATAGTTCTTCCAGATTTAAGCCTTTGTCTTTGCGGAGTTCCCAAAGGCGTTCCTGTATGCTTGTTGCAACTTTCATGGGCGCACGCTCCTTTCCGGTGGTTTTATTTCTGCCGTTTAACTGGATTATATCACACTTTCCGCAATCGTGGAAATTTCTGATTTTCCCCCTGATTCCTACTTTGTGGATATACGGCACAGGGCACAAAAATGTTCTATGATACAGGTAGTTCATCGATGGATTATTCCAATCGAATGACCAGCCTGTGTGGGATATGCTTCCCCGGCGATGTAGCGCCATGACTTTTGGCAGGGATATGGAGGAACCCTGACCGAAACGAGCGTACCAAAGGGAGCGATACGCCGCTGTGAGATTCAGGGGAGGAACGACACCGGGGAGAACTGGCGAACTGACACCGAAATGATACCGAAACACGACAATCTGATAGGGGGATAGTCTACCCTATCGCTGATACTTCGGGAGATTTTAAGCGGCTCTATGACCGTAATTTTGCCGAAAATCGCCCCGAAACCATACACAAAAACGGGAGGAAGCGCAATATGCCGAGAATGAGCAAAAAGAGGAAGCATGAGCTTTCCTTTTACCTCAATGACCGGGGGCGTGTCACTTACAACGAATTATGCCGGAAATGCCAGCATGGGTGCAGGCAGAGCTTCCGGGCGGTTGTGGTTGACTGCCCCCGTTATTTATCCAAACGAGCAAAGAAAAAGGAGGAACACACCGAATGAATTTTGAATTTATGACGATAGACACACCATTGCCGCCGTGTATGCCATTTCCCATAGCGTTGACAGGATTTCCAGTCAGCAGCACCGCAAAGGTCATGTACTGCCGGATGCTGGACGCTATGCTATCCAAAGGGCAGGAGGACGAAAACGGAATCCTGTTTGTCTGCTTCCCTGTCACAGCCATTGCTACAGTCCTGTCCCGCAACTCCATGACGGTCAAGCGTTCTCTGAATGAACTGGAAACCGCTGGGCTTATCATGC from Anaerotruncus rubiinfantis includes:
- a CDS encoding bifunctional DNA primase/helicase, producing MNEFDFARSFLRPYKTKGDEIIPQYCPICHGGDHRDKETFALNYREHVYNCRRGSCDAHGHFTQLCKAFGVEADREEFSTPPVRRTYRRPTVKAAPPTDQVAEYLHLRGLTDTTVRAFDISSSDGSILFPFYRNAEDAENKAPTFIKYRKPQKIEKGERKMWREKDTEPILFGMHLCDSNDPTLYIFEGEFDAMCGYQASGLNCVSVPSGCEDFTWLETCEEWLRRFEVVAVFADNDEAGRKMLSELSRKLDIKVLQPEFSLYCGCKDANEILVKMGAAAIKTIMETMKPVAVQGLLNLADVQNVDMADMPRALTGIKALDRMTGGMFYGDLSVWTGKRGEGKSTLLTQLLLNSVNSGINVCIYSGEIPADRLKYGINLQAAGSQYIQTRKDLVVDRTISYVPGEYLKKIQQWYNGKIWVYDNKIIKTDETTEILKIFELAYKRYDCKVFLVDNLMTVNSTAKDRDIMQMQADFTVRLRKLADKLGVHIHLVVHPRKTDGVIKDSDSVSGLGTITNIACNVFNVHRCTEEEQQKLQCGTVVMCLKNRAYGELENVRLDYNPYSKRFVELGEAETLYAWMNEQIYETEREAPPF
- a CDS encoding DUF4373 domain-containing protein, whose amino-acid sequence is MNVTARPKKSGLDYFPHDVDATTDPKLEPAIMRYGAAAYAFYFIHLEYCYRSEDLSIDVSATETGEEMRQVICRKLQISENDYACILQSLLRHGAFDAKIYAESGKLTSAGIQKRAAKVLEKRARENERYKNISVAETDQETMAETPQSKANKRKEDIYCAFFEKVWQLYPNKRGKGQVKEAQKRRLYEIGYEQMERCIQRYKAALEAEEWRQAQNRSTFFNSGYVDYLDENYTEPEAGKGICGMRFAN
- a CDS encoding helix-turn-helix domain-containing protein, which translates into the protein MAEIPRMVTIKEAAKATGLAEHHVRQLVLSGRVVAVKAGKKYLVNLDRLIEYLNTAHVGDDMGEQYGKIRPVDRRAV
- a CDS encoding helix-turn-helix domain-containing protein, which gives rise to MTESENKSRLPEFQERFKLLRKELHMTQVEYAKHLGIARATIGFYENGERIPDALTLRDIAQRCEVSTDWLLGVTDTRKTDNIEISKATGLTDAAIQMLAFCVSDEKETALKVINQFIASGMPWSIAARLELYLEAKRSIVPNVAFDEAADYAYSFSHLEDGRISLPPRETARYLFGEMKNDFGDFINALINKEGASNGEHPKD
- a CDS encoding phage integrase central domain-containing protein, coding for MANIRKIEGKTGVSYQITVSTGYLSKGKQKRYYKTWSPAAGMTDRQIEKELQRQAVLFEEECRTGAVADSNIKFKAFAEQWFKEYAEAKLKARTVDGYHKQEQRVYTALGHLKIGDITTRMIQKFILNLGEDGINERTGGALSPKTIKNILSFVSSVFNYAVSQGMIQFMAN
- a CDS encoding helix-turn-helix domain-containing protein translates to MHISYKPLWHTLLERDMRKEDLRLAAGMTTNMIANMSKEGKHISMDTLARICETLNCEITDVIELVPDEPASTGGKEHERIETKNNGKRN
- a CDS encoding TnpV protein, with amino-acid sequence MSELKPRITENGIDYILVGDYYIPGLKLPEEHRPIGKYGRMHREYLREVHPARLNTLILTGELLTYLADLNEQAQKRLDTIMEQMKATEGVTEELKCTRQMEWVQRCNNIHNRAEEIVLYEMIYS
- a CDS encoding DUF3658 domain-containing protein, whose product is MIEIVFGESACGSLKIAQTYGKGKYRGSAVSIFMRHEDGSVPSSDEMKKAQLQAQEQERIAWENAIPLGGKSSDVYCFDMVLSVGDISDNGIGEQRKNIFKKMLSVCFVEDLDYQVEEKIQKIKTTLTSVIERYVAGEEIRIWYSYNPDELCGMYWLMKQLQPLNCQTTIYLVKLPTWEYGKENTMTSKIAWGEVSPGEWGNYITLQEKANPVFLSACTMKWNQLQNENAPLRAMLNGKLQSVSEDIYDSFILREIAEQPEQFKMAIVIGNVLGKYQLGISDVWISNRIDKMLEDGVLEIIQDAPKGETNYRRILRKRMK
- a CDS encoding helix-turn-helix domain-containing protein: MKVATSIQERLWELRKDKGLNLEELSKLTGISKSALGSYEKEDYKEINHGNLITLADFYGVSVDYLLCRTENREQINTPLTELHLNDEMVALLKSGRINNRLLCELATHKDFIKFLADIEIYVDGIATMQIQNLNSLVDTVRHEIIERYRPGEDDPHLKVLQAAHISDDEYFSHMVLDDLNLIIRDIREFHKKDSESAPQTTVADELKENLEAVENFKGSRDEKLVILYCKQLGINYKNLSEEEFRWFIRILKKSKKMGTPISQRKKR